In Candidatus Binatia bacterium, one DNA window encodes the following:
- a CDS encoding CDGSH iron-sulfur domain-containing protein, with translation MRFADGMEEVSIKVRESGPYLVRGRVIVTDCDGNRYAVEGDNFVLCRCGGSHTKPFCDGSHRENGFCATERAPLVNEDA, from the coding sequence GTGAGATTTGCCGACGGGATGGAAGAAGTCAGCATAAAGGTCCGCGAGAGCGGGCCGTATCTCGTCCGGGGCAGAGTGATCGTCACGGACTGCGACGGGAATCGTTACGCCGTCGAAGGCGATAACTTCGTGCTCTGCCGCTGCGGCGGCTCGCACACAAAACCGTTTTGCGACGGGTCGCATCGCGAGAACGGCTTTTGCGCTACCGAGCGCGCGCCGCTCGTTAACGAGGACGCGTAA
- the lepA gene encoding translation elongation factor 4, translating into MALKTERPHRIDVAGNVRNFCIIAHIDHGKTTLSDRLLEITRTVESRDLEEQALDAMDLERERGITIRMHPVTLNYRALDGELYRLNLIDTPGHVDFSYEVSRSLAACEGAVLIIDAAQGIEAQTLANYHLALEHDLAIIPVINKIDLPAADPDRVMGEVEELLVMEKSECILASAKNGVGIQDILEAIVQRIPPPRGHRDRLRALVFNAQFDPYRGVVSYVRIVDGKLSPGTRFMSMVHERVFECTEVGIFAPQMRATGSLELGDVGYVIANIKSLGEIDVGDTITSANDPAHVALPGYRKAVPMVYCGLYPNEGEYDGLRDALEKLKLNDAALVYEPESSVALGFGFRCGFLGLLHMEIVQERLERDYGLDLIATSPSVLFRVVRADSSVETIDNPSKLPPPNAIRSIEEPYVKATIISPPEHVGAIMEITQNRRGTLGNMEYLHDGRVILTYEMPLIEVIVDFFDALKSRTKGYASLDYEVIGYREGELAKLEILLNGEPVDALSFIVARDKAVSRGRALAEKLKELIPRQMFEVPIQATIGGKIIARETVRAMRKNVLSKCYGGDITRKRKLLEKQKVGKERMKRVGRVELPQEAFMAVLRLGNE; encoded by the coding sequence GTGGCACTGAAAACCGAACGGCCGCACCGGATCGACGTTGCGGGCAACGTCCGGAATTTCTGCATCATCGCGCACATCGACCACGGGAAGACGACGCTCTCCGACCGGCTGCTCGAAATCACGCGCACGGTCGAGTCGCGCGACCTCGAGGAGCAGGCGCTGGACGCCATGGACCTCGAGCGCGAGCGCGGCATCACGATCCGCATGCACCCCGTGACGCTGAACTACCGCGCGCTCGACGGCGAGCTCTATCGCCTCAACCTGATCGACACGCCCGGTCACGTGGATTTTTCCTACGAAGTCTCGCGCTCGCTCGCGGCGTGCGAAGGCGCGGTGCTGATCATCGACGCGGCGCAGGGCATCGAGGCGCAGACGCTTGCGAACTACCATCTTGCGCTCGAGCATGATCTCGCGATCATCCCGGTGATCAACAAGATCGATCTGCCCGCCGCCGACCCCGACCGCGTGATGGGTGAGGTCGAGGAGCTGCTCGTGATGGAGAAGAGCGAGTGCATCCTGGCGAGCGCGAAGAACGGCGTCGGCATCCAGGATATCCTCGAAGCGATCGTACAGCGCATACCGCCGCCCAGGGGCCACCGCGACCGCCTGCGCGCACTCGTCTTCAACGCGCAGTTCGACCCCTACCGCGGCGTGGTCAGTTACGTGCGGATCGTCGACGGGAAGCTGTCGCCCGGGACGCGATTCATGTCGATGGTACACGAGCGCGTCTTCGAATGCACGGAGGTCGGCATCTTCGCGCCGCAGATGCGCGCCACCGGTTCGCTGGAGCTTGGCGACGTCGGTTACGTGATCGCGAACATCAAGTCGCTCGGCGAGATCGACGTCGGCGACACTATCACATCCGCGAACGATCCCGCGCACGTGGCGCTGCCGGGCTATCGCAAGGCCGTGCCGATGGTCTATTGCGGGCTCTACCCCAACGAGGGCGAGTACGACGGCCTGCGCGACGCGCTGGAAAAGCTCAAGCTCAACGACGCCGCGCTCGTCTACGAGCCGGAGAGTTCCGTCGCGCTCGGCTTCGGCTTTCGCTGCGGTTTCCTGGGGCTGCTGCACATGGAGATCGTGCAGGAGCGCCTCGAACGCGACTACGGCCTCGACCTCATCGCCACGTCGCCGTCCGTCCTCTTCCGCGTCGTGCGTGCCGACTCGAGCGTCGAGACGATCGACAACCCCTCGAAGCTGCCGCCGCCCAACGCGATCCGCTCGATCGAGGAGCCGTACGTGAAGGCGACGATCATTTCACCGCCCGAGCACGTCGGCGCCATCATGGAGATCACGCAGAACCGGCGCGGGACGCTCGGCAACATGGAATATCTGCACGACGGGCGCGTCATCCTGACGTACGAGATGCCGCTGATCGAGGTGATCGTGGACTTCTTCGACGCGCTGAAGTCGCGCACGAAGGGATACGCCTCGCTCGACTACGAGGTGATCGGGTATCGCGAGGGAGAGCTGGCGAAGCTCGAGATCCTGCTCAACGGCGAGCCGGTGGACGCTCTGTCGTTCATCGTCGCGCGGGACAAGGCCGTGAGCCGCGGGCGCGCCCTGGCAGAGAAGCTCAAAGAGCTCATCCCGCGCCAGATGTTCGAGGTGCCGATTCAGGCGACGATCGGCGGGAAGATCATCGCGCGCGAGACGGTTCGCGCGATGCGCAAGAACGTGCTGTCGAAATGCTACGGCGGGGACATCACGCGCAAGCGCAAGTTGCTGGAGAAGCAGAAGGTCGGTAAGGAGCGGATGAAGCGCGTCGGCAGGGTAGAGCTGCCGCAAGAGGCCTTCATGGCGGTACTCAGGCTCGGCAACGAGTGA
- a CDS encoding peptide ABC transporter substrate-binding protein has translation MRLAAVVCGTALALYAVTACSKSAGGSAAAPERLRIALQINPTQLDPILAQNSIESFADGLMFDLLVTLDRNHREVPDLAATVPSLDNGGISKDGLTIAYHLRRGVKWHDGAPFTSRDVKFTWQAIMNPRNNVVSRRGYDEIASIDTPDDSTVVMHMKRRFPPAVDTIFAESDMPYRLLPAHLLARYDNLNHAAFNAAPVGTGPYEFVRWQRGDQIVLRANPGYFRGAPALRELTLPIIPDDNTIAAQLRSREVDLGVEIPAAVYRDVAGVAGVRRQLTDAPAYTAVIFNARRPPLDDVRVRRALVLGMDRAAITRDDTYGTGRVAVADLSPFYWAFDAALRPTPYDPAQAEALLDAAGWRPGPDAVRVRNGTRLSLLLVYGLGSQIVRTITVQIQQMYRPIGVEVELKGFDYATLYAAAQSGGILNGGKFDLAMYAWIAGADPDDSSEWTCAAIPPGGNNVARYCSSEMEAEQRLALSTFDRSVRKAAYARIQALLLRDAPAAFIYYQALRYAHADDLQNFMPNGISEGWNAQEWRR, from the coding sequence ATGCGGCTTGCCGCCGTTGTCTGCGGCACCGCACTCGCGTTATACGCCGTGACGGCCTGCTCGAAGAGCGCCGGCGGTAGCGCCGCCGCACCCGAGCGCCTGCGCATTGCGCTACAGATCAATCCGACGCAACTGGACCCTATTCTCGCACAAAACTCCATCGAGAGCTTCGCCGATGGCTTGATGTTCGATCTGCTCGTCACGCTGGATCGGAACCACCGCGAGGTTCCTGACCTCGCCGCGACGGTTCCGTCGCTCGACAACGGCGGCATTAGCAAAGACGGCCTGACGATCGCCTATCACCTGCGGCGCGGCGTGAAGTGGCACGACGGCGCGCCGTTCACGAGCAGGGACGTCAAGTTTACGTGGCAAGCCATCATGAACCCGCGCAACAACGTCGTTTCGCGCCGCGGCTACGACGAGATCGCCTCGATTGACACGCCCGACGACTCTACTGTCGTCATGCACATGAAGCGCCGCTTCCCGCCCGCCGTCGACACGATCTTCGCGGAAAGCGATATGCCGTACCGTTTGCTTCCAGCCCACCTTCTCGCCCGGTATGACAACCTGAATCACGCGGCGTTCAACGCGGCGCCGGTCGGCACGGGACCGTACGAGTTCGTGCGCTGGCAGCGCGGCGACCAGATCGTGCTCCGCGCGAATCCGGGCTACTTTCGTGGCGCGCCGGCGCTGCGGGAGCTGACGCTCCCGATCATACCCGACGACAACACGATCGCGGCGCAGCTGCGTTCGCGCGAGGTGGATCTTGGGGTCGAGATCCCGGCGGCGGTCTATCGCGACGTCGCGGGCGTGGCGGGCGTGCGCCGCCAGCTCACGGACGCGCCTGCGTACACGGCGGTGATCTTCAACGCGCGGCGGCCGCCGCTCGACGACGTCCGCGTCCGCAGGGCGCTCGTGCTGGGTATGGATCGGGCGGCGATCACGCGCGACGACACGTACGGGACCGGAAGGGTCGCGGTGGCGGACCTCTCGCCCTTCTACTGGGCTTTCGATGCGGCGCTGCGGCCGACGCCCTACGATCCCGCACAGGCCGAAGCGCTGCTGGACGCCGCCGGCTGGCGCCCCGGCCCCGACGCAGTGCGGGTGCGTAACGGCACGCGCCTGTCGCTGCTGCTCGTCTACGGGCTCGGCAGCCAGATCGTTCGAACGATCACGGTGCAGATTCAGCAGATGTACCGTCCGATCGGCGTCGAGGTCGAGCTGAAGGGCTTCGACTATGCCACGCTCTACGCGGCAGCGCAGAGCGGCGGCATCCTCAACGGCGGCAAGTTCGACCTCGCCATGTACGCATGGATCGCGGGCGCCGATCCGGACGATTCGTCGGAGTGGACCTGCGCCGCGATACCGCCGGGCGGCAACAACGTCGCGCGTTACTGTTCGTCAGAGATGGAAGCGGAGCAGCGTCTCGCGCTGTCGACGTTCGATCGGTCGGTGCGCAAGGCCGCCTACGCGCGCATTCAGGCGCTTTTGCTGCGTGACGCGCCGGCCGCCTTCATCTACTATCAGGCACTGCGCTACGCGCACGCGGACGATCTCCAGAACTTCATGCCCAACGGCATCAGCGAGGGTTGGAACGCCCAGGAGTGGCGCAGATAG
- the hppD gene encoding 4-hydroxyphenylpyruvate dioxygenase, whose amino-acid sequence MSTAAEARSNPLAQIDWDYVEFYVGNAKQAAHYYMSAFGFDQIAYAGPETGVRGRVSYLLEQNKVRFVLTSSLVPDDEIARHVMLHGDGIKDVAILVEDATAAFEMAVRGGARVIAGPMVLEDAQGRIVKATIATYGDTVHSFIQRDGYAGIFAPGFVEARKTIRHAAKPGLQFIDHCVGNVGWGEMDAWGDFYARVFGFSQLVSFDDKDISTEYTALRSKVMTDPRHRVKFPINEPAQGKKKSQIEEYLEFYRGAGVQHMAIRTDDIATTIRALKENGVEFLDTPDSYYEMLADRVGKIDEALETLRELRILVDRDDMGYMLQIFTKPLQDRPTLFFEIIQRKGSLSFGKGNFKALFVSIEREQEKRGTL is encoded by the coding sequence ATGAGCACCGCCGCCGAAGCCCGCAGCAATCCGCTGGCACAAATCGACTGGGACTACGTCGAGTTCTACGTAGGCAACGCGAAGCAAGCAGCACATTACTACATGTCGGCGTTCGGCTTCGATCAGATCGCTTACGCCGGCCCGGAGACGGGCGTGCGGGGCCGCGTGAGCTACCTCTTGGAACAGAACAAAGTCCGGTTCGTGTTGACGTCCAGCCTGGTGCCGGACGACGAAATCGCGCGCCACGTGATGCTCCACGGCGACGGCATCAAGGACGTCGCGATCTTGGTCGAAGACGCCACAGCGGCGTTCGAGATGGCGGTGCGCGGAGGCGCGCGTGTGATCGCGGGGCCGATGGTCTTGGAGGACGCGCAAGGCAGGATCGTCAAGGCGACGATCGCGACCTACGGCGACACCGTGCACTCATTCATCCAGCGCGACGGCTACGCCGGAATCTTCGCGCCGGGCTTCGTCGAGGCGCGCAAGACGATCCGGCACGCCGCCAAGCCCGGGCTGCAGTTCATCGATCACTGCGTCGGAAACGTGGGCTGGGGCGAGATGGACGCGTGGGGCGACTTCTACGCGCGGGTGTTCGGCTTCTCCCAGCTGGTCTCGTTCGACGACAAGGATATTTCGACCGAATATACCGCGCTGCGCTCGAAGGTGATGACCGATCCGCGGCACCGCGTCAAGTTCCCGATCAACGAGCCGGCGCAGGGCAAGAAGAAATCTCAGATCGAGGAGTATCTCGAGTTCTATCGGGGCGCGGGCGTTCAGCACATGGCGATTCGGACGGACGACATCGCAACGACCATTCGGGCGCTCAAAGAGAACGGCGTGGAGTTCCTCGACACGCCGGATTCATACTACGAGATGCTCGCGGACCGCGTGGGCAAGATCGACGAGGCGCTCGAGACGCTGCGCGAACTGCGCATCCTGGTCGACCGGGACGACATGGGGTATATGCTGCAGATATTCACGAAGCCGCTCCAGGACCGCCCGACGCTGTTCTTCGAGATCATCCAGCGCAAGGGCAGCCTCTCGTTCGGCAAGGGGAACTTCAAGGCGCTGTTCGTCTCCATCGAGCGCGAACAGGAAAAGCGGGGCACTCTTTAA
- a CDS encoding YbhB/YbcL family Raf kinase inhibitor-like protein — MVRALTIAAVLLAAESGLMQLRSGDFPAGGRLARPLMASECGGYDRSPELEWSGVPKGTKSFALIMHDPDAPIPGGFYHWVVYDLPAGTRRLPGSVKLPASELGVTSAGKPGYYGPCPPTGPSHHYNLTLYALDVGQIAAHSPIDGAQVRRTIGGHVLARATLQGTAARL; from the coding sequence ATGGTTCGCGCTCTGACGATCGCCGCGGTTCTGCTGGCTGCCGAATCCGGACTCATGCAGCTGCGCAGCGGCGACTTCCCCGCCGGCGGCCGCCTGGCGCGGCCGCTCATGGCGTCCGAGTGTGGCGGGTACGACCGTTCGCCCGAGCTGGAATGGAGCGGCGTGCCGAAGGGAACGAAATCGTTCGCTCTGATCATGCACGATCCGGATGCTCCGATCCCCGGCGGCTTCTACCACTGGGTCGTCTACGATCTCCCGGCAGGAACGCGGCGGCTCCCCGGCAGCGTCAAACTCCCGGCAAGCGAGCTCGGCGTCACGTCGGCGGGAAAGCCCGGATACTATGGACCCTGTCCGCCGACGGGACCGTCGCACCACTACAACTTAACGCTCTACGCGCTCGACGTCGGTCAGATCGCCGCCCACTCGCCCATCGACGGCGCGCAGGTGCGGCGAACGATCGGCGGCCACGTCTTGGCGCGGGCGACGTTGCAGGGAACGGCCGCGCGGCTGTGA
- a CDS encoding YggT family protein, with protein MNLLACDLAKLLYWVVNIYTLLMFVYAVMSWIPDLRRGRWVYALASLIEPVLMPIRRIIPPVGGLDLAFLIVILVLQLLVRPALGSLVFNSCVPLI; from the coding sequence GTGAACCTGCTCGCCTGCGACCTCGCCAAACTCCTCTACTGGGTTGTCAACATCTACACGCTGTTGATGTTCGTCTACGCCGTGATGTCGTGGATTCCGGACCTGCGGCGGGGACGCTGGGTCTATGCGCTCGCGTCCTTGATCGAGCCCGTCCTGATGCCGATACGGCGCATCATCCCGCCGGTCGGCGGACTCGACCTCGCCTTCCTAATCGTCATCCTCGTGCTGCAGCTGCTCGTTCGGCCCGCGCTGGGGTCGCTGGTCTTCAACAGCTGCGTACCGCTCATCTAG
- a CDS encoding SUMF1/EgtB/PvdO family nonheme iron enzyme produces the protein MRSKLGDWYRRNRERSATLFALIDDDAFYDRPIPLRHPFAFYEGHIPAFSFSTLCDRALGEPSIDSALEKLFERGIDPSSADDARRHDRADWPSRAAVRAFAAQCDQHVERALELARIDDPVVPSLVRGQAAYTILEHEPMHHETLMYIVHQLAYDRKRRIVGRHEDHALPLGRFVRVEAGTATLGAEPDEIAFGWDNEFRRTLAPVAAFDIAEYPVTNGDWLRFVADGGPIPQFWRERDGEWLLRGVFEEIALPRSWPVYVSHDQAEAYAKWTGMRLPSEAEYHRAAFGTPSGEERPFPWGDERPTPAHGNFDFERFDPEPVDAHPRGTSAWGVADLVGNGWEWTSTPFAPFPGFEPMASYPRYSADFFDGKHYVMKGASPVTAAELIRRSLRNWFYGDYPYMYAKFRCIA, from the coding sequence ATGCGCTCGAAACTCGGAGACTGGTACAGGCGCAATCGCGAGCGCTCGGCGACGCTGTTTGCCTTGATCGACGACGACGCGTTCTACGACCGGCCGATTCCCCTGCGTCATCCGTTCGCGTTCTACGAAGGGCACATCCCCGCGTTCAGCTTCAGCACACTCTGCGACCGCGCGCTCGGTGAGCCCTCGATCGATTCGGCGCTGGAGAAGCTATTCGAGCGCGGCATCGACCCGTCGTCCGCCGACGACGCGCGGCGCCACGATCGCGCGGACTGGCCCTCGCGCGCGGCGGTGCGGGCGTTCGCCGCGCAGTGCGACCAGCACGTGGAACGCGCGCTCGAGTTGGCGCGCATCGACGATCCTGTGGTGCCGAGCCTAGTACGCGGCCAGGCGGCGTACACGATCCTCGAGCACGAGCCGATGCACCACGAGACGCTAATGTACATCGTCCATCAGCTGGCCTACGACCGGAAGCGGCGCATTGTGGGACGGCACGAGGACCACGCGCTCCCCCTCGGTCGGTTCGTGCGGGTAGAGGCGGGGACGGCGACGCTGGGCGCGGAGCCGGACGAGATCGCTTTCGGCTGGGATAACGAGTTTCGCAGAACCTTAGCGCCGGTCGCGGCGTTCGACATCGCCGAGTACCCGGTGACGAACGGCGACTGGCTGCGCTTCGTCGCCGACGGCGGTCCCATTCCGCAGTTCTGGAGGGAACGCGACGGTGAGTGGCTGCTGCGCGGCGTCTTCGAGGAGATCGCGCTGCCGCGCTCGTGGCCGGTGTACGTGTCGCACGATCAGGCCGAGGCCTATGCGAAGTGGACCGGAATGCGCCTGCCGAGCGAGGCCGAGTATCACCGCGCAGCGTTCGGGACGCCGAGCGGCGAGGAGCGCCCGTTCCCATGGGGCGACGAGCGGCCCACGCCGGCGCACGGCAACTTCGACTTCGAGCGCTTCGATCCGGAGCCCGTCGACGCGCATCCGCGCGGCACGAGCGCGTGGGGCGTCGCGGACCTAGTCGGCAACGGGTGGGAGTGGACCTCGACGCCGTTCGCGCCGTTCCCTGGGTTCGAACCGATGGCATCCTACCCGCGATACTCCGCCGACTTCTTCGACGGAAAGCACTACGTTATGAAGGGCGCCTCGCCGGTGACGGCGGCAGAGCTCATCCGGCGCTCGCTCCGGAACTGGTTCTACGGCGACTATCCGTACATGTACGCGAAGTTCCGCTGCATCGCCTGA
- the fahA gene encoding fumarylacetoacetase: MIAPSDTTDARLESWLPVPAGSDFPIQNLPFGVFSARGRLPRIGVAIGDSVLDLHELAQAGYVDDCCEPELLQAPLLNPLLAAGRTLWTALRQRLSGLLRGDGDPRLREDNLDRFVRARDDVTMHLPMDVGDYVDFYSSIEHATNLGRMFRPDADALLPNWRWVPVGYHGRSATIVVDGTPVRRPRGQRKLATAPAPEFDASRRLDIELEMGFVTGPGNRLGEPISVADASEHIFGLVLVNDWSARDIQAWEYQPLGPFLGKSFATTISPWIVTLDALEPFRVEGPRQDPQPLHYLRTGDAWAYAITLAIELQTLQMRERGAAPERISQTTFRDMYWNVAQQLAHATANGAVTRPGDLFASGTISGSAPGTQGSLIELTWNGERPLQLRGGEMRGFLEDGDEVILRGWCERPNARRIGFGEARGRIEAAPS, encoded by the coding sequence ATGATTGCGCCGTCGGACACGACCGACGCGCGCCTCGAATCGTGGCTGCCCGTTCCGGCAGGCAGCGACTTCCCGATTCAAAATTTGCCGTTCGGCGTGTTTTCCGCGCGCGGACGGCTGCCGCGCATCGGCGTCGCGATCGGCGATAGCGTCCTCGACCTGCACGAGCTCGCCCAGGCAGGGTACGTAGATGACTGCTGCGAGCCGGAGCTGCTACAGGCGCCGTTGCTGAACCCGCTGCTGGCCGCGGGGCGCACGCTCTGGACGGCGCTGCGCCAGCGCCTCTCCGGGCTGTTGCGCGGAGACGGCGATCCGCGGCTGCGCGAGGACAACCTCGACAGATTCGTCCGCGCGCGCGACGACGTGACGATGCACCTTCCGATGGACGTCGGGGATTACGTCGACTTCTACTCGTCGATCGAACACGCGACAAATCTCGGCCGGATGTTTCGGCCCGACGCCGACGCGCTGCTGCCCAACTGGAGGTGGGTTCCGGTAGGCTATCACGGCCGTTCCGCGACGATCGTCGTCGACGGCACGCCCGTGCGCCGTCCGCGCGGCCAGCGCAAGCTCGCGACGGCGCCGGCGCCCGAGTTCGACGCGAGCCGCCGGCTCGACATCGAGCTCGAGATGGGCTTCGTCACCGGGCCGGGGAATCGGCTCGGCGAGCCCATTTCCGTCGCGGATGCATCCGAGCACATCTTCGGGCTGGTGCTGGTCAACGATTGGAGCGCGCGCGACATTCAGGCCTGGGAGTATCAGCCGCTCGGACCGTTTCTCGGAAAATCGTTCGCGACGACGATCTCGCCGTGGATCGTCACGCTTGACGCGCTCGAGCCGTTTCGCGTCGAAGGTCCGCGCCAAGATCCGCAGCCGCTACACTACTTGCGCACCGGTGACGCGTGGGCCTATGCGATCACGCTTGCGATCGAGCTGCAGACGCTACAGATGCGCGAGCGCGGCGCGGCGCCGGAGCGGATCTCGCAGACGACGTTCCGCGACATGTATTGGAATGTCGCGCAGCAGCTCGCGCACGCGACGGCTAACGGAGCGGTCACGCGCCCGGGCGATCTCTTCGCCTCCGGGACGATCAGCGGATCGGCTCCCGGCACACAAGGCAGCCTGATCGAGCTCACCTGGAACGGCGAACGTCCGCTGCAGCTCCGCGGCGGCGAGATGCGCGGCTTCCTGGAAGACGGCGACGAGGTCATCCTGCGCGGATGGTGCGAGAGGCCGAACGCGCGCCGCATCGGCTTCGGCGAAGCGCGCGGGCGCATCGAGGCCGCGCCCAGCTAA
- a CDS encoding DUF4446 family protein translates to MPTVAIYAAVAAFIGALVALLVYHLAVVRPTMAWAAHLLGMHDGLISGGTVGAADRLRTVEEAHASTRTALQSAVGRVDTLEASARTDLSRAGFVRYDAFSDAESGLSYALALLNREGDGVVLTSIYSRTDTRTFGKPVSGFKPTVQASAEELEAIDRARTGS, encoded by the coding sequence ATGCCGACAGTAGCGATCTACGCCGCCGTAGCCGCGTTCATAGGAGCGCTCGTCGCGCTCCTCGTCTACCACCTCGCCGTCGTGCGCCCCACGATGGCCTGGGCCGCCCATTTGCTCGGGATGCACGACGGTCTCATCTCCGGCGGTACCGTCGGCGCGGCGGACCGCTTGCGGACCGTTGAGGAGGCCCACGCCTCGACGCGCACCGCGCTGCAGAGCGCGGTCGGCCGCGTCGATACGCTCGAAGCCTCGGCGCGAACGGACCTGTCGCGCGCGGGCTTCGTCCGCTACGACGCATTCTCTGACGCGGAATCCGGGCTCTCGTACGCGCTGGCGCTGCTAAACCGCGAGGGCGACGGCGTCGTGCTGACGAGCATTTACTCGCGTACGGACACGCGCACGTTCGGCAAGCCCGTCAGCGGGTTCAAGCCGACCGTGCAGGCGTCGGCCGAGGAGCTCGAGGCCATCGATCGGGCGCGCACGGGATCGTGA
- a CDS encoding homogentisate 1,2-dioxygenase, which produces MPSYVRAGSVPHKRHIQFRRPDGGLYAEELFSTKGFESVYSLLYHLRPPTATLDVRPWSRPERRLVANEPLRNRHLKTQSLRLSGTDPIESRTPLLGNDDVVISVAQAEAPMEYFYRNTGGDELLFVHRGLGVIETQLGELAYRDHDYLVIPTGTTYRVTPSKPTRMLVYECAGAVTIPRKYRNDFGQLEEHAPYYERDFRVPVLKAPTAEQGEYEVRVRSGGRSAIYVVQNHPCDVVGWDGYCYPYAFNLEEFAPITGKLHQPPPAHATFDAPGAAFCAFVPRLFDYHPLAIPVPYNHSSVDCDEVLYYVSGDFMSRRGVDQGSITLHAAGAPHGPQPGAVEQSLGKTATDEIAVMIDTFKPLQLAEAALECEDPQYFRSWIERPAPV; this is translated from the coding sequence ATGCCGTCCTACGTGCGCGCCGGCTCCGTGCCGCACAAGCGGCACATCCAGTTTCGCCGCCCCGACGGCGGACTGTATGCTGAGGAGCTCTTCTCCACGAAGGGCTTCGAGAGCGTCTACTCGTTGCTCTACCACCTACGGCCGCCCACGGCGACGCTCGACGTTCGGCCGTGGAGTCGTCCCGAGCGCCGCTTAGTTGCCAACGAGCCGCTACGCAACCGCCACCTGAAGACGCAGTCGCTGCGTCTCAGCGGAACCGATCCGATCGAATCGCGCACGCCGCTGCTGGGCAACGACGACGTCGTGATCTCCGTCGCGCAGGCGGAGGCGCCGATGGAGTATTTCTACCGCAACACCGGGGGAGACGAGCTGCTCTTCGTCCACCGCGGGTTGGGCGTGATCGAGACGCAACTCGGGGAGCTCGCGTATCGCGACCACGATTACCTCGTTATCCCGACCGGAACGACCTATCGCGTCACGCCGTCGAAGCCGACGCGGATGCTGGTTTACGAATGCGCCGGCGCGGTGACGATCCCGCGCAAGTATCGCAACGACTTCGGCCAGCTCGAGGAGCACGCGCCGTACTACGAGCGCGATTTTAGAGTCCCCGTGCTCAAAGCCCCGACTGCCGAGCAGGGCGAATACGAGGTGCGCGTCCGGAGTGGCGGGCGCAGCGCGATCTACGTCGTTCAGAATCACCCGTGCGACGTCGTGGGATGGGACGGCTATTGCTATCCATATGCGTTCAACCTCGAGGAGTTCGCGCCGATCACCGGCAAGCTGCATCAGCCACCGCCGGCGCACGCGACGTTCGATGCCCCCGGCGCCGCGTTCTGCGCCTTCGTGCCGCGCCTCTTCGACTACCACCCGCTCGCGATTCCCGTGCCGTACAACCACTCGAGCGTCGACTGCGACGAAGTGCTGTACTACGTGAGCGGTGACTTCATGAGCCGCCGCGGCGTCGACCAGGGCTCGATCACGCTCCACGCTGCGGGCGCGCCGCATGGTCCACAACCGGGCGCGGTCGAGCAGAGCCTCGGCAAGACGGCGACCGACGAGATCGCGGTGATGATCGATACGTTCAAGCCATTGCAACTCGCCGAAGCGGCGCTCGAATGCGAGGATCCGCAGTACTTCCGTTCGTGGATCGAGCGGCCGGCGCCGGTTTAG